CACCCTCGGAGTCTCGTTCGTCGCGGTCGGCAATGACGCGGACGCCGCGGGCCTCGCCGAGGCGCGGTTCGGCGCGGGTCGCGGCGTGCGCGGCACCGTCGTGCTCGTGACGCTCGGCACCGGCATCGGCTCGGCGGTGCTCCACAACGGCTCCCTGCTCCCGGACACGGAGCTTGGCCACCTCGAAGTCGGCGGGCAGGACGCGGAGAAATTCGCCTCCACCGTCGCGAGAGAGCGGCACAAACACTCCTGGGAAACGTGGGGACGGAACGTCGACCGATACCTCGCGACGCTTGAATACATGCTCGCGCCCGACCTCTTCATCATCGGGGGTGGAGTGAGCGCCGAACCCGAGAAGTTCTTCCCGCACCTCGCGAGCGTGGAATGCAAGATCGTGCCGGCCACGATGGGCAACGACGCGGGCATCGTCGGTGCCGCGCTGTTCGCCGTCCGCGGCGCGAAGGCACTCGCACGAAAAAATCGCAGCGCCCCGGAATGAGCCAACTCGCGTGTTGCACTCGCCCGGCCGCGTGTGCTAACAACCAGCCGTCCGTCGGCGCGGGTGTAGTTCAATGGTAGAACTCGGGCTTCCCAAGCCTGCAGCGTGGGTTCGATTCCCATCACCCGCTCCAATCTTCATTTTCGCTCGGTAAATCCAGTGCTTTTTTAACATCGAAGGGCTTCAAAACCGCCCGTCGACTCGCCGAGATCATCCGCGCTGCCTGAACCGCCGGCTTCCCAACCGGGCGCGGGCAAAAAAAAGGGCGCCCTTTCGGGCGCCGTGAAACTGAACTGCGGAAACCAGCCTTACTGAGGCAGGATGACC
This region of Verrucomicrobiota bacterium genomic DNA includes:
- a CDS encoding ROK family protein yields the protein MSDSHLILGVDIGGTSIKAAIVDTRKGELTTAVARSKTPQPATPRAVVTAIGELRKRLRWTGAVGVGFPGLIKNGVVRRAPNLDPSWVRHEIVEHMRRTLGVSFVAVGNDADAAGLAEARFGAGRGVRGTVVLVTLGTGIGSAVLHNGSLLPDTELGHLEVGGQDAEKFASTVARERHKHSWETWGRNVDRYLATLEYMLAPDLFIIGGGVSAEPEKFFPHLASVECKIVPATMGNDAGIVGAALFAVRGAKALARKNRSAPE